The Betta splendens chromosome 4, fBetSpl5.4, whole genome shotgun sequence genome contains a region encoding:
- the cluap1 gene encoding clusterin-associated protein 1 homolog, protein MSYRDLRNFTEMMRALGYPRLISMENFRTPNFSLVAEILIWLVKRYEPHMDIPTDVDMESDRIFFIKAVAQFMATKAHIKLNTKHLYQADGYAVKEMLKVTSVLYSAMKTKQMALEDQVEEDNSKFKFDISSRISDLKAARQLASEVTLKGASLYDLLGKEVDLREMRTAAIARPLEINETEKALRSAIKEVLESVEKTNEMVNNVVSDATSLDAKIEKKKQELERNQKRLQTLQSVRPAFMDEYEKIEEELQKQYETYVEKFRNLCFLESQLDEYHRLEQERFEEAENTLRMMQHKIREEERDLMRSSLKDEDSDMDVPEDEGSGSDMEESRPPKPRPTRNNLMAGRGARFIGSMQGGDSDETEDSEIDVDDEEEEDDEGKEEEEEEEESKDLEDDTLDGPVSRARPVRGIRSPLLEESDNDF, encoded by the exons ATGTCCTACAGAGACTTAAGAA ATTTCACAGAAATGATGAGGGCTTTGGGCTACCCTCGGTTAATATCTATGGAGAACTTCAGGACACCCAACTTCTCTTTAGTGGCAGAAATACTCATATGGCTTGTAAAGAG ATATGAGCCTCACATGGATATTCCCACAGATGTGGATATGGAGTCAGACAGAATATTTTTCATCAAGGCTGTGGCTCAGTTCATG GCAACAAAAGCTCATATTAAGTTGAACACCAAGCATCTTTACCAGGCTGATGGCTATGCAGTGAAGGAGATGCTAAAGGTGACCTCAGTACTATACAGTGCTATGAAGACCAAGCAGATGGCCCTGGAAGACCAAGTTGAGGAGGACAACAGCAAATTTAAGTTTGACATCAGCTCTCGG ATTTCAGACCTTAAAGCGGCTCGGCAGCTAGCATCAGAGGTTACACTCAAAGGTGCATCTTTGTATGATTTACTGGGAAAAGAGGTGGACCTCAGG GAGATGAGAACTGCGGCTATTGCCAGACCTTTGGAGATTAATGAGACTGAAAAGGCCCTGAGGTCTGCCATTAAGGAGGTTTTG GAAAGTGTGGAAAAGACTAATGAGATGGTAAATAATGTTGTGTCTGATGCGACCAGTCTGGATGCCAAGATagaaaagaagaagcaggaacTTGAAAGGAATCAGAAAAGGCTCCAGACTCTGCAGAGTGTCAG GCCAGCATTTATGGATGAGTATGAGAAGATTGAAGAAGAGCTACAGAAGCAATATGAAACCTATGTGGAGAAATTTAGGAACCTTTGTTTCTTGGAGTCACAGCTGGATGAATATCACAGACTGGAGCAGGAGAGATTCGAG GAAGCAGAAAACACACTGAGGATGATGCAGCACAAaataagagaggaggagagggatctGATGAGGAGTTCCT TGAAAGATGAGGACTCTGACATGGATGTCCCAGAGGACGAAGGTTCAGGGAGTGACATGGAAGAGTCTCGACCTCCAAAGCCACGGCCCACACGCAATAACCTCATGGCAG GAAGAGGAGCTCGATTCATCGGGAGCATGCAGGGTGGTGACAGTGATGAG aCTGAAGACAGTGAGATTGATGTGgacgatgaggaagaggaagatgacgaaggcaaggaggaagaagaggaggaagaggaaagcaAGGATTTGGAGGATGACACATTAGATGGACCAGTGTCCAGAGCACGTCCTGTCAGGGGCATAAGAtcccctctgctggaggagagtgaCAATGACTTCTGA
- the ccdc124 gene encoding coiled-coil domain-containing protein 124 has translation MPKKFQGENSKAATARARKAEAKAVADARKKQEEEDALWQETDKHVLKKEQRKDDKEKRRVEVLERKKETQRLLDEENATLKGKAQKEAAAGGKVTRAQIKEMLQNEQQQQQEQLKPKEKSHLETPLEENVNRIVPDEGTLEARTIEDAISVLSVGPEDMDRHPERRMKAAFAAYEEVNMPRLKQENPNMRLSQLKQVLKKEWTKAPENPLNQRFSAYNTK, from the exons ATGCCAAAAAAATTCCAGGGCGAGAACTCAAAGGCTGCCACAGCCAGAGCCcgcaaagctgaggccaaggCAGTAGCAGATGCTCggaaaaagcaggaggaggaggatgcgcTGTGGCAGGAAACTGACAAACATGTACTCAAAAAAGAGCAGCGAAAG gatgacaaagaaaagagGAGGGTGGAAGTgttggagaggaaaaaagaaacccAGCGGCTTCTGGATGAGGAAAATGCCACACTAAAAGGCAAAGCCCagaaggaggctgcagctggaggaaaagTCACGCGTGCTCAAATCAAGGAGATGCTTcagaatgagcagcagcagcagcaggaacaactTAAACCAAAAG AAAAGAGTCATCTGGAAACTCCATTGGAGGAGAATGTGAACAGAATTGTCCCTGATGAAGGAACTTTGGAAGCAAGAACAATAGAAGATGCTATTTCTGTGCTCAG CGTTGGGCCAGAAGACATGGACCGCCACCCAGAGCGTAGGATGAAAGCAGCGTTTGCTGCATACGAGGAAGTCAACATGCCTCGTCTAAAACAGGAGAACCCCAACATGAGGTTGTCACAGCTAAAGCAAGTGTTAAAGAAAGAGTGGACAAAGGCACCAGAAAACCCTCTGAACCAGCGCTTCAGTGCTTACAACACCAAGTGA